The Brassica napus cultivar Da-Ae chromosome C7, Da-Ae, whole genome shotgun sequence genome has a segment encoding these proteins:
- the LOC125590343 gene encoding circumsporozoite protein-like, with the protein MGATTTPGVGGSTRDAVPGAGGSTRDAVPGAGGSTHDVAPGTSRSTRDAVPGAGRRKHDAAPGASGSTHDAARGAGGSTHDAAPGASGSTHDAALGAGGSTHDAAPGAGGNSHDAAPGAGGNLHDAAPGAGGSTHDVIPGTGGSMASGAGATNLIPACPT; encoded by the coding sequence ATGGGCGCGACCACGACCCCGGGCGTCGGCGGGAGCACGCGCGACGCGGTCCCGGGCGCCGGCGGGAGCACGCGCGACGCGGTCCCGGGCGCCGGCGGGAGCACGCACGACGTGGCCCCGGGCACCAGCAGGAGCACGCGCGACGCGGTCCCGGGCGCCGGCAGGAGAAAGCACGACGCGGCCCCAGGCGCCAGTGGGAGCACGCACGACGCGGCTCGGGGCGCCGGCGGGAGCACGCACGACGCGGCCCCGGGCGCCAGCGGGAGCACGCACGACGCGGCCCTGGGCGCCGGCGGGAGCACGCACGACGCGGCCCCGGGCGCCGGCGGGAACTCGCACGACGCGGCCCCGGGCGCCGGCGGGAACTTGCACGACGCGGCCCCGGGCGCCGGCGGGAGCACGCACGACGTGATCCCGGGCACCGGCGGGAGCATGGCCTCGGGTGCCGGCGCGACCAATCTAATCCCGGCCTGTCCGACTTAG